From a single Desulfoplanes formicivorans genomic region:
- a CDS encoding FAD-dependent oxidoreductase: protein MTKTKHISGLQNGVRIESRILEEQIQNAVQQGARILEVKALGQHGIGGRLPVSEQEPVHITITGSSGQRTGSMGFPGTFIDIHGPASDDIGWLNAGAEITVRGNASNGAANGMAQGKIFVDGSIGARGMTMTKHNPRFAPPELWIRGSAGDYFAEFMAGGIAVVCGLDAQTPDNILGYRPCVGMVGGKIFFRGPIQGFSEADAKLLPMDDENWDWLSANIKIFADRIDRPEIISLLSNRDEWQIIEARTSSEKVIKRHLSMAEFHANVWDRELGRGGLVGDLTDLDRSPIPLITTDTLRRFVPVWENCKYMAPCQANCPTGIPVQKRWQLIREGQPEKAIDMALKYTPFPATVCGYLCPNLCMQHCTRQVQHMAPIDVHVLGQKSIQAEVPPLPPLSESRVAVIGGGPAGISVAWQLRLAGHGATVFDRDKTLGGKITSAIPTSRIPKDILEAELARAREIIDHVQLEEDMTAEKFAQLYHDFDFVVVAAGASTPRTLPVPGKERLITALDFLKRAKTGDIRPGKRMVIIGAGNVGCDVATEAGRLGCTDITLIDIQEPASFGKEREEAEKYGAVFKFPCFTKEITDKGVVLTTGELVPADMVIVSIGDQPDLSFLPDTIATQRGWITVNDVFQTTDPKVFAIGDIVKPGLITDAIGAGRQAAIAIDAMLTGKRPVGDPSTMLQHTATSIEYVQLEGEQSEMIDYSRMTLEYFNPRVTQFDSLERCAQECSSCGSCRDCGLCATICPRTAISRKTLENGGFEMVSDPKRCIGCGFCADACPCGIWNMVPNTPLG from the coding sequence ATGACTAAAACAAAACACATTTCCGGCCTGCAAAACGGCGTGCGTATCGAATCCCGCATTCTGGAAGAACAGATCCAAAACGCGGTACAACAGGGCGCCAGAATCCTTGAGGTCAAGGCCCTGGGTCAGCACGGCATCGGGGGAAGACTTCCTGTCAGTGAACAGGAACCCGTGCATATCACCATCACCGGATCTTCGGGACAGCGCACCGGATCCATGGGCTTTCCCGGAACCTTTATCGATATCCACGGACCGGCTTCGGACGATATCGGCTGGCTCAATGCGGGCGCGGAAATCACCGTACGCGGCAACGCCTCCAATGGGGCGGCCAACGGCATGGCCCAGGGCAAGATCTTTGTGGACGGTTCCATAGGAGCCCGGGGCATGACCATGACCAAACACAACCCCCGGTTTGCCCCGCCCGAGTTGTGGATCAGGGGATCGGCAGGTGACTATTTCGCGGAATTCATGGCCGGAGGGATCGCGGTTGTTTGCGGCCTTGACGCCCAGACCCCGGACAACATTCTGGGCTACCGCCCGTGCGTGGGTATGGTCGGCGGCAAGATCTTTTTCCGCGGCCCCATTCAGGGCTTCAGTGAGGCTGACGCCAAGCTCCTGCCCATGGATGACGAAAACTGGGACTGGCTATCAGCCAACATCAAGATTTTTGCCGATCGCATCGACCGGCCCGAAATCATTTCCCTGCTGTCCAACAGGGATGAGTGGCAGATCATTGAAGCCCGAACGTCTTCGGAAAAGGTGATCAAACGCCACCTGTCCATGGCTGAATTCCACGCCAACGTGTGGGACAGGGAGCTGGGTCGAGGAGGCCTTGTGGGCGATCTCACCGACCTTGACCGTTCCCCTATCCCGCTGATCACCACGGATACCCTGCGCCGGTTTGTACCCGTATGGGAAAACTGCAAATACATGGCCCCCTGCCAGGCCAACTGTCCCACAGGCATTCCCGTTCAGAAAAGGTGGCAGCTGATCCGTGAAGGCCAGCCCGAAAAGGCCATTGATATGGCCCTCAAGTACACTCCTTTTCCGGCAACCGTGTGCGGCTATCTCTGTCCCAATCTGTGCATGCAGCATTGCACCCGCCAAGTGCAACACATGGCCCCCATTGACGTCCATGTGCTGGGCCAGAAATCCATCCAGGCCGAGGTTCCCCCACTTCCTCCCCTTTCCGAGAGCAGGGTTGCGGTCATCGGCGGCGGACCGGCCGGGATCTCGGTGGCCTGGCAGCTGCGTCTTGCCGGACATGGAGCAACCGTATTCGACAGGGACAAGACCCTTGGCGGAAAAATCACCTCAGCCATTCCGACATCACGCATCCCCAAAGATATTTTGGAAGCGGAACTTGCCCGAGCCAGGGAAATCATTGATCATGTCCAGCTGGAAGAGGACATGACCGCTGAAAAATTTGCCCAGCTGTACCATGATTTTGATTTTGTGGTGGTGGCTGCGGGCGCTTCCACTCCAAGGACCCTGCCTGTCCCCGGCAAGGAACGTCTGATCACGGCCCTTGATTTTCTCAAACGAGCCAAAACCGGAGACATCCGGCCCGGGAAACGCATGGTCATCATTGGTGCGGGCAATGTGGGCTGCGATGTGGCCACCGAGGCCGGACGACTGGGGTGCACGGACATCACCCTCATTGATATTCAGGAACCAGCCTCCTTTGGCAAGGAACGGGAAGAAGCGGAAAAATACGGCGCCGTGTTCAAATTCCCATGCTTCACCAAGGAAATCACCGACAAGGGCGTGGTGCTCACCACAGGCGAACTGGTACCCGCAGACATGGTCATTGTGTCCATTGGCGACCAGCCCGACCTGTCCTTTCTCCCGGATACCATTGCCACCCAGCGGGGCTGGATCACGGTCAATGATGTCTTCCAGACCACCGACCCCAAGGTCTTTGCCATCGGCGATATTGTCAAACCCGGTCTGATCACCGATGCCATAGGTGCGGGCCGCCAAGCGGCCATTGCCATTGATGCCATGCTTACGGGCAAACGCCCGGTGGGTGATCCGTCAACCATGCTTCAGCACACGGCCACCAGCATCGAGTATGTCCAGCTCGAGGGAGAGCAATCGGAGATGATTGATTATTCCCGCATGACTCTGGAATACTTCAATCCCCGGGTTACGCAATTTGACTCCCTGGAACGCTGCGCCCAAGAGTGCTCGTCCTGTGGTTCATGCAGGGATTGCGGCCTGTGCGCGACCATCTGTCCCAGGACGGCCATTTCCCGCAAAACCCTTGAAAACGGTGGTTTCGAGATGGTTTCCGATCCCAAGCGGTGTATTGGCTGCGGTTTTTGTGCCGATGCCTGCCCGTGCGGCATATGGAACATGGTTCCCAATACCCCCCTAGGGTAA
- the tyrS gene encoding tyrosine--tRNA ligase, whose protein sequence is MNVLEELEKRGFIENKTHDKELTDYIETGKATCYVGFDPTASSLHVGHLIPIMSLAHMQRHGHRPIALVGGGTARIGDPSGRTELRQMMTYETIEQNVAGIKKQLSHFLDFSDGHAILANNADWLAKLEYIPFLREIGRHFSVNRMIKFESYKQRLNSDEGLNFIEFNYMLLQSYDFLNLFDTHQCRLQMGGSDQWGNIVAGIELTRKMRQETVFGMTFPLITKSDGTKMGKTAKGAVWLDPAKTSPYEYFQFWINTQDADVAKFMKLFTLLPLQEIQEVESIKDAAINQAKTILAYEATKLAHGREEADKALAAAASMFGAREIPATLLPSSTVPRKAMRTEASVPSSSMSVKELEQGIAAFKLFQMTGLCASGGEAKRLIKQGGASINGNKVTSFDQIVTPKDIQEGSLLLKAGKKRFHKIEIND, encoded by the coding sequence ATGAACGTGCTTGAAGAACTTGAGAAACGGGGATTCATCGAAAACAAAACCCACGACAAGGAACTTACCGATTACATCGAAACCGGTAAGGCCACCTGCTATGTCGGGTTTGATCCGACAGCATCAAGCCTGCACGTGGGTCACCTCATTCCCATCATGTCCCTGGCCCATATGCAGCGCCATGGGCACCGCCCCATCGCCCTGGTGGGCGGAGGCACGGCCCGCATCGGCGACCCCAGCGGACGCACAGAACTCCGGCAGATGATGACCTATGAGACCATTGAGCAGAACGTGGCCGGGATCAAGAAACAGCTCTCCCATTTTCTGGACTTTTCCGATGGCCATGCCATCCTGGCCAACAACGCCGACTGGCTGGCCAAGCTGGAATACATCCCTTTTTTGCGGGAAATCGGCCGCCATTTCAGCGTCAACCGCATGATCAAGTTCGAAAGCTACAAGCAGCGGCTCAATTCTGATGAAGGACTTAATTTCATTGAATTCAACTACATGCTCCTGCAGTCCTATGACTTCCTGAACCTTTTCGACACCCACCAGTGCCGGTTGCAGATGGGCGGATCCGATCAGTGGGGCAATATTGTCGCCGGAATCGAACTGACCCGCAAGATGCGCCAGGAAACCGTGTTCGGCATGACCTTCCCCCTGATCACCAAGAGTGATGGCACAAAAATGGGCAAAACAGCCAAGGGCGCGGTATGGCTTGATCCGGCAAAAACATCTCCGTACGAATACTTCCAGTTCTGGATCAATACCCAGGATGCTGATGTGGCCAAGTTCATGAAGCTGTTCACCCTGCTTCCTCTCCAGGAGATCCAAGAGGTCGAATCCATCAAGGACGCGGCCATCAATCAGGCCAAAACCATCCTGGCCTACGAGGCCACCAAACTGGCCCATGGCCGGGAAGAGGCGGACAAGGCCCTGGCAGCTGCCGCATCCATGTTCGGAGCCCGCGAAATCCCCGCCACCCTGCTGCCGTCAAGCACGGTGCCCCGCAAGGCCATGCGAACCGAAGCCTCGGTTCCGTCTTCATCCATGTCTGTCAAGGAGCTTGAACAGGGGATTGCCGCGTTCAAGCTCTTCCAGATGACGGGACTCTGCGCGTCCGGCGGCGAGGCCAAACGGCTGATCAAACAGGGAGGGGCCAGTATCAACGGGAATAAGGTCACCAGCTTCGATCAGATCGTGACCCCGAAAGATATCCAGGAGGGAAGTCTTCTCCTCAAGGCCGGCAAGAAGAGGTTTCATAAAATCGAGATAAACGACTGA
- a CDS encoding PAS domain S-box protein — MKNNEIYISLFQNNHSVMLVIHPDTGEIMDANDQACRYYGYSWEEMTNMTILDINTLTPEEVKQEMHKAKQELRNHFLFRHQLANGDIRDVEVYSGPIMFKGEKLLYTIVYDITERNRKEREREELIEKLEKALTEIRQLQGIIPICASCKQIRDDKGAWKQLEAYISEHSEAEFSHGICPDCATRLYPELRLNAPINTRATGMK; from the coding sequence ATGAAAAACAATGAAATCTACATCAGTCTTTTCCAGAACAACCATTCGGTCATGCTCGTCATCCATCCCGACACGGGTGAAATCATGGATGCCAACGATCAGGCATGCCGCTACTACGGATATTCCTGGGAGGAGATGACCAACATGACCATTCTGGACATCAACACACTCACTCCGGAAGAGGTCAAACAGGAAATGCATAAGGCCAAGCAGGAACTTCGGAACCATTTTCTCTTCCGACACCAACTGGCCAATGGTGATATCCGGGATGTGGAGGTCTATAGCGGCCCCATCATGTTCAAGGGAGAAAAACTCCTCTATACTATTGTTTATGATATCACCGAGAGGAACAGGAAGGAAAGGGAACGGGAAGAGCTCATCGAAAAGCTGGAAAAGGCCCTTACTGAAATCAGACAGCTTCAGGGAATTATCCCCATTTGCGCGTCGTGCAAGCAGATCCGCGATGACAAGGGGGCATGGAAACAGCTTGAAGCCTACATATCAGAGCATTCAGAAGCCGAATTCAGCCACGGCATCTGCCCGGACTGCGCGACCCGACTCTATCCGGAACTGCGACTCAACGCGCCAATCAACACCAGGGCGACCGGAATGAAATAG
- the fdhF gene encoding formate dehydrogenase subunit alpha, protein MRGPWTDWYGHAGEKNDPMTTSISIILNNIPCEGHAGQTILEVARANGIRIPTLCHHERLKPIGSCRLCMVEVEGSGSPVAACTTPARSGMIVRTHTPALEKLRRDTLLLLLVDHRLDCDSCELDGACRVQELARCYGITQAEIDQLGFCPVPRGPVTYGATPLITYHPDRCIRCGRCVKACEEISEQAVLSFAGRGAATTIAPMEQDGKFSGECLSCGECMAVCPVNALTETHVVEALPDGARVKKIRTICPYCGCGCTMDLRIHADHVLGAASCRGGVNDGSLCAKGRFGLEFIHSPERITAPLVRENGTLHEVSWEKALEFTALRLHETVRHHGPDRVAGLSSARCTNEENYLFQKLFRAVLGTNNVDHCARLUHSPTVAGLAAALGSGAMTNSMDELEETDCILVAGSNTTTTHPLIAAKIRRAVERKGAKLIVVDPRKVELVRFAHGWLRPRPGTDVAWINGMLHFIFSEGLWDPSFVHEHCVGLEQLRETVRAYSPDKVEQLTGIPADDLVRAALVYARSPRAMILYTMGITQHEYGTDNVKSLANLGLACGQVGRPGTGINPLRGQNNVQGACDMGALPNVLPGYVPVGSDAVQARFGDVWGVGASLPGHPGLPATRMFTAARSGDVKAMYIMGENPVLSEADGNHVLKGLEQLDFLVVQDLFLTETARHAHVVLPGVSFAEKNGTFTNTERRVQRVRRGISPRNGFQSEWKIIAQLAENILRHRGNTGQLRAWSHDSAWDVFEEIRQTVPAYAGISYGRLEEEGGLQWPCPDVEHPGTRFLYARGFSRGKARMFPVTYNEPEEVPDAEYPLYLTTGRSRYHFHTGTMTRRSRGLDRMAPAERVEIHPDDAKDLGLTDGDLVRIVSRRGSVTARCVLTDRSAPGLVFATFHFSEVPINRLTSAITDNDSGIPAFKECAVRVEKVVAEKVPPGKTDR, encoded by the coding sequence ATGCGTGGACCGTGGACCGATTGGTATGGCCATGCAGGAGAAAAGAACGACCCCATGACAACGTCTATTTCCATCATCCTGAACAATATTCCCTGCGAGGGGCATGCCGGGCAGACCATTTTGGAGGTGGCCCGGGCAAACGGAATCCGTATTCCGACCCTCTGTCACCACGAGCGGTTGAAACCCATTGGATCATGCCGGTTGTGCATGGTGGAGGTGGAGGGGAGCGGATCCCCTGTTGCCGCATGCACCACCCCTGCCCGGTCGGGTATGATCGTTCGGACCCATACCCCGGCATTGGAAAAACTCCGTCGGGACACCTTGCTTTTGCTTCTTGTGGATCATCGTCTGGACTGCGATTCCTGTGAGCTGGACGGGGCGTGTCGTGTTCAGGAATTGGCCCGGTGTTACGGGATTACCCAGGCGGAAATCGATCAACTGGGGTTTTGTCCCGTACCCAGGGGACCGGTCACCTACGGGGCGACCCCCCTGATCACCTACCATCCGGATCGGTGCATACGATGCGGCCGGTGTGTGAAGGCCTGCGAGGAAATCAGCGAGCAGGCCGTACTGTCCTTTGCGGGCAGGGGGGCGGCAACCACCATCGCACCCATGGAGCAAGACGGAAAATTTTCCGGCGAGTGTTTGTCCTGCGGGGAATGCATGGCCGTGTGTCCGGTCAACGCCCTCACCGAGACCCATGTTGTCGAGGCCCTGCCTGACGGAGCACGGGTGAAAAAGATCAGAACCATCTGTCCCTATTGCGGGTGCGGGTGTACCATGGATCTCCGGATACATGCGGACCATGTGCTGGGGGCTGCGTCCTGCCGGGGCGGGGTCAATGATGGTTCTCTGTGCGCCAAGGGACGGTTTGGCCTCGAGTTCATCCATTCTCCCGAACGAATTACCGCCCCCCTGGTCCGGGAAAACGGTACCCTGCATGAGGTTTCGTGGGAAAAGGCCCTGGAATTCACGGCCCTCCGGTTGCACGAAACCGTGCGCCATCATGGGCCCGACAGAGTGGCGGGTCTGAGTTCGGCCCGATGCACCAATGAGGAAAACTATCTGTTCCAGAAATTGTTCCGGGCGGTTCTCGGTACAAATAACGTGGATCATTGTGCCAGGCTCTGACACTCTCCCACGGTGGCCGGGCTGGCCGCAGCATTGGGAAGTGGAGCCATGACCAATTCCATGGACGAATTGGAGGAAACCGACTGCATTCTTGTTGCCGGGAGCAATACAACAACCACCCATCCCCTGATTGCGGCCAAAATCCGCAGGGCTGTTGAACGCAAGGGTGCCAAACTCATTGTGGTTGATCCCCGCAAGGTTGAATTGGTCCGATTTGCCCATGGGTGGCTGCGTCCCCGGCCGGGCACGGATGTGGCGTGGATCAACGGAATGCTTCATTTCATTTTCAGCGAGGGATTGTGGGACCCGTCCTTTGTGCACGAGCATTGCGTGGGGCTGGAACAGCTGCGGGAAACCGTTCGGGCCTATTCCCCGGATAAGGTGGAACAGCTGACCGGTATCCCGGCAGACGATCTGGTCAGGGCAGCCCTTGTGTATGCCCGATCACCCAGGGCCATGATTCTGTATACCATGGGTATCACCCAGCACGAATACGGCACGGACAATGTCAAGAGTCTGGCCAATCTCGGTCTGGCCTGCGGTCAGGTGGGCAGACCCGGAACCGGGATCAACCCCTTGCGCGGGCAGAACAATGTCCAGGGGGCCTGCGACATGGGGGCGTTGCCCAATGTTTTGCCCGGGTATGTGCCGGTCGGGTCTGATGCGGTCCAGGCCCGGTTTGGTGATGTCTGGGGAGTGGGAGCATCATTGCCTGGTCATCCCGGCCTGCCCGCAACCAGGATGTTTACGGCGGCCCGTTCAGGTGATGTGAAAGCCATGTATATCATGGGGGAAAATCCCGTCTTGAGCGAAGCCGATGGTAACCATGTGCTCAAGGGATTGGAGCAACTTGATTTTCTCGTGGTTCAGGACCTTTTTCTTACGGAAACAGCCCGCCATGCCCATGTGGTCCTGCCGGGGGTCAGCTTTGCGGAAAAAAACGGGACCTTCACCAACACCGAACGCAGGGTTCAGCGGGTGCGCAGAGGCATTTCACCCAGAAACGGGTTCCAATCGGAGTGGAAGATCATTGCCCAATTGGCCGAAAACATTTTGCGGCACAGGGGAAACACAGGACAATTGCGTGCCTGGAGCCATGATTCGGCATGGGACGTTTTTGAAGAAATCCGGCAAACCGTACCGGCCTACGCTGGAATCAGCTATGGACGTTTGGAAGAGGAGGGCGGCTTGCAGTGGCCATGCCCTGATGTGGAACATCCCGGAACGCGGTTTCTTTACGCTCGGGGATTTTCCCGAGGCAAGGCCAGGATGTTTCCTGTCACCTACAACGAGCCCGAGGAAGTTCCCGATGCAGAGTATCCGCTGTATCTGACAACAGGGAGATCCCGATATCATTTTCATACCGGAACCATGACCAGGCGTTCCAGGGGACTGGACCGGATGGCGCCTGCCGAACGCGTGGAGATCCATCCTGATGACGCAAAAGACCTGGGACTGACCGACGGCGACCTGGTCAGGATCGTTTCCCGTCGCGGATCGGTCACGGCCCGATGTGTGCTCACGGATCGTTCGGCTCCGGGACTGGTCTTTGCCACCTTCCACTTTAGTGAGGTGCCCATCAACCGGTTGACCAGTGCCATCACGGATAATGATTCCGGGATTCCGGCCTTCAAGGAATGCGCGGTGCGGGTGGAGAAAGTTGTTGCGGAAAAGGTGCCACCAGGAAAAACGGACCGGTAA
- a CDS encoding FAD-dependent oxidoreductase translates to MNQTQSQSLSGYWNGVRYAGEDLENLPSETKNILHALCEMSRGVPGARITCVAGWKGFFILGSGADPVDMARAYACRIQETSCGKCLPCRTGTRIIADLLTHMCDGHGREQDIHTLERMIEVVRAGSMCEMGHQAIVTVKELMDQFRDQFLDAVQRPTRRPRGTYDFKVTAPCIEACPVHLDVPRYIELISAGRYAQALAVIREHNPLPAVCGRVCVRFCEQACRRGMLDNPVDIKHLKQFVSDVELQAAVRAQTSPCHISSSAHHVAIVGSGPAGIMAAYILLQRGHKVTVLEAMEEPGGMAALGIPDYRLPRSILRQEIRVIENMGATIRYSTVLGRDVGLQELQETFDAVFLAIGTQKGRPMGIPGEEEHPPGYMLGVDFLRQVNLDRPVRRGTRALVVGGGNVAMDCSRSALRLGFDEVHLVYRRDRAAMPADKVEIHEAEEEGVSFHFQVNPVRILCDANGVIGVECVRMQPGSPDARGRRRPEPIAGSEFVISCDMVIPAIGQSMDLSWLEQGSSLETTSWKTIQVDPKTMETSIFGIFAGGDCTSGPATLVEALAAGERAARAIDQYLRNIPHAMERDEQFRFVYDLLARLDKDVIDRPPRGFDRMKMRERSVSERIRDFAQVEEAICPGDALLEADRCLRCYRIVMIGWEDPCGRG, encoded by the coding sequence ATGAATCAAACACAGTCACAGTCCCTGTCCGGATATTGGAATGGAGTCCGGTATGCCGGAGAGGATCTTGAAAATCTGCCTTCCGAGACCAAGAATATCCTGCATGCCCTTTGCGAGATGAGCAGAGGCGTACCCGGAGCCAGGATAACCTGTGTGGCCGGGTGGAAGGGGTTTTTCATCCTGGGGTCGGGAGCCGATCCCGTGGATATGGCCCGGGCGTATGCCTGCAGGATTCAGGAGACATCCTGCGGCAAATGTCTGCCGTGTCGAACGGGAACGCGGATCATTGCCGATCTGCTGACGCATATGTGCGATGGTCACGGTCGTGAGCAGGATATACATACTCTTGAGAGGATGATCGAGGTCGTTCGGGCCGGGTCCATGTGCGAGATGGGGCATCAGGCTATTGTCACGGTCAAGGAGCTCATGGATCAGTTCCGGGATCAGTTCCTGGATGCGGTTCAACGGCCGACACGCAGACCACGGGGCACGTACGATTTCAAGGTCACTGCCCCGTGCATTGAGGCCTGTCCCGTACATCTGGATGTCCCCAGGTACATCGAATTGATCAGTGCCGGTCGGTATGCCCAGGCCCTGGCTGTGATTCGTGAGCACAATCCCCTGCCTGCGGTGTGCGGCCGGGTTTGCGTGCGCTTCTGCGAACAGGCCTGCCGGCGGGGCATGCTGGATAATCCCGTGGACATCAAGCACCTCAAGCAGTTTGTTTCCGATGTGGAGCTCCAGGCGGCCGTACGTGCCCAAACATCCCCCTGCCACATCTCGTCCAGTGCCCATCACGTGGCCATTGTGGGTTCCGGTCCTGCCGGAATCATGGCCGCGTATATTCTGCTCCAGCGCGGTCACAAAGTCACCGTGCTGGAGGCCATGGAGGAACCCGGGGGCATGGCGGCCCTTGGCATTCCCGATTACAGACTCCCCCGCAGTATTCTTCGCCAGGAAATTCGGGTCATTGAGAACATGGGAGCCACGATCCGGTATTCCACGGTCCTTGGCCGGGATGTGGGGCTGCAGGAGTTGCAGGAAACCTTTGACGCTGTTTTTCTGGCCATTGGTACCCAAAAAGGGCGCCCCATGGGTATTCCCGGGGAAGAGGAGCATCCCCCGGGCTATATGCTCGGGGTGGATTTTCTTCGCCAGGTCAATCTGGACAGACCCGTGCGCCGGGGAACCCGGGCGCTGGTAGTGGGTGGGGGAAACGTGGCCATGGACTGTTCCCGTTCCGCCCTGCGGCTCGGGTTTGATGAGGTTCATCTTGTGTACAGGCGGGACCGGGCGGCCATGCCTGCAGACAAGGTGGAGATCCACGAGGCCGAGGAAGAAGGGGTGAGCTTCCATTTCCAGGTCAATCCGGTGCGTATTCTGTGTGATGCCAACGGAGTGATCGGGGTGGAATGTGTGCGCATGCAGCCGGGCTCTCCTGATGCCCGGGGCAGGCGCAGACCCGAGCCCATAGCGGGCTCGGAATTTGTCATCTCCTGCGACATGGTCATTCCGGCCATTGGCCAGAGTATGGATCTTTCCTGGCTGGAGCAGGGATCTTCTTTGGAAACAACCTCCTGGAAAACCATTCAGGTGGATCCCAAGACCATGGAAACCAGTATTTTCGGGATCTTTGCCGGTGGCGACTGTACCTCGGGACCAGCCACCCTGGTGGAGGCCCTGGCCGCTGGAGAGCGGGCCGCGCGGGCCATTGACCAGTATCTTCGCAACATCCCCCATGCCATGGAAAGGGATGAACAATTTCGTTTTGTCTATGACCTTCTGGCTCGACTGGACAAGGACGTTATCGATCGTCCTCCCCGGGGATTCGACAGAATGAAAATGCGGGAACGTAGCGTTTCCGAAAGGATCAGGGATTTTGCCCAGGTGGAAGAGGCCATTTGTCCTGGAGACGCTCTGCTTGAGGCCGACAGATGTTTGCGATGTTACCGCATCGTGATGATCGGTTGGGAAGATCCTTGCGGTCGGGGCTGA